The Nitrospirota bacterium genomic sequence CCTCAGAGGCAATGTGGTCGGCATGGACCGCTTCGGTGCATCGGCACCGGCAAAGGTCCTGTTCGAGAAGTTCGGGTTTACGAAAGAAAACATTACTGCAAGGGCAAAAAAGCTGCTCAAGACATAGGCGGATGAAAATAGCAATCGGTTCAGACCACGGCGGTTTTCATCTGAAGCAGGAGATCATCGCATTTCTGAAAAAGAACCGCCATACGGTCACTGATCTAGGCGCCCATAATGACAGGCCCTCAGATTATCCTGATTATGCGTCGGCTGTTGCAGAGCAGCTCATCAGGGGAAAAGCAGTCCGCGGTATCATTGTCTGCGGAAGCGGCGTAGGGGCCTGCATCGCGGCAAACAAGGTCCCCGGTATCAGGGCATCGGTATGTCATGATACATTTTCCGCGCACCAGGGAGTTGAAGATGATGCTATGAACGTACTATGCCTCGGCGCAAGAATTATAGGTGCTAATCTCGCAGAAGAGGTTATAGCGGCATTTCTTGCAGCAACGTTTTCAAATGCTGAACGCCACAGGAAAAGAGTGGAAAAGGTAGCAGCATTGGAGAAGGCCTTTCATGTGAAGTGAGGGAAATGAGTCCTTTTTCTTCAGACGTTACAGGCTGTTCCTGGGGAGTCAGTCTCCCTGCCCCCGAAAATCCAGGAGATGTTTCTTCAGGACATCAGGCGTTATCGCATCCAGTTCGACAAGCGCTTCGCCAAAGAGCAGATACACTTCCCGCTGATGCCCCAGCAGTTCGTCAACACGTTCCTGTGAGATGTATTTCAGCCTGACTCCTATCTCGCCGAACTTCTCACCCGTCTCTTCCTGGATGACAAGAATCCTCATGACTGCATGGTCGGTCAACCAGCCCTTTGCCATGGCAAGATCGCCGATCAGCCGGTTTCTTCTGCGCTGGAGCAGCCTCGCATTGATGACCGCATCCATCGTAATAACACCTTTTTCTACAAGGTATGCGCCGAAAAGCATCTGCTTTGACATTGCCGATCTCCGAAAAACCTAAGAATATATTTATTGTATCATGTCCCGCTGCAGCTGTGGAGCACCAATAAATCCTGACAAGCGTGACAGCAGAAGTGCAGGATGGAGAGGAAGGAGCGCTTAGCGAGCCGCTTTTGCGTACTTGATCGAGATATCATACTCTACGCTTGCATGATCAGCCGTAACCGCATCGACTTTTCCCTTACAGTCAATTGATCCTTTCTTCTCTTTTTTGCGGTCCTTGATCATGGTCTTGATAACAGGCGTAAGGTCGAAGCCGCCATTGTCACAGCCCTTGATCATACAGTCCATTTTGAAATAGGCAGCCGAAGTAGGAAAGACGTTGAGCGTTCGCACCATGAGAACAGGGTTTATGCCATTTTGATAATACGTCATATGGATCACCATGCCGGTAACCTGAGGGAATCGTTCCGAAAGCAGCCCTGCCGCAAACGTATTCTGTTTCTTTAATTCCAGCTTTGCAGCATGCTGCTGTCTGTTCGCCATGTTCCCTCCGAAAAATAAAAAAACCCATGCACAGGCAGGGGTATTTTAGAAGTCTTGAGGCCTTACCGGTTCTAAAAACTCCAAAACTTTAGCGCGATAATACCATGAGCATGCATATTGAGTCAACTGGGCCGGCGACCCGCCTGCCAATACCCGCTCCTGTTTGGGTCAGCCCGAAGGACTCACGTCAACTGCAGGCAATCTCGCAATTAACTCCTGTATAATACACCATGTCAGGTCTTGAAGATGATCTTCAGAAGGCTGAAAAGAGATCCCGATTCAGGGTCC encodes the following:
- the rpiB gene encoding ribose 5-phosphate isomerase B; this encodes MKIAIGSDHGGFHLKQEIIAFLKKNRHTVTDLGAHNDRPSDYPDYASAVAEQLIRGKAVRGIIVCGSGVGACIAANKVPGIRASVCHDTFSAHQGVEDDAMNVLCLGARIIGANLAEEVIAAFLAATFSNAERHRKRVEKVAALEKAFHVK